The genomic region ATTGAAGAAGCTAACAGTTTACCAGGATCTCCTAATTTGACAGTCTTGTTGAATCCATACCGAAATGGCTGTAGATGATTTTGTAGCAGGGGAACTTGATCAAATTACATTAGTCAAGCAAACAAACTGTCCACGTTTTATTCTCCTCTGAATGTGAATGTAATCTCcgatctttattctattttttgtgggcactgtgtatatagtgtatatgtttgtgtgtgtgtatgagtacacacacacacacacacacacacacatacacacacacacacacacacacatatatatatatatatatatatatatatatatatatatatatatatatatatatatatatatataactatgattgatatatacatatatatgatatgtgtatatatatatatatatatatatatatatacatatgtatatttatacatatttatacatgcatataaatacatatatacatttatattatacactgatagacacacatacacagaaatatatatacatatatgtatgaatatatatgcatatatagatgtatgtatacatatacatacgcacacacacacacacacacacacacacacacacacacacacacacacatatatatatatatatatatatatatatatatatatatatatatatatacatatataaacatactgcacacataaaaacacatacatgagAAGTTTAGGATCCGACCATAATAGCTTGTAAACAAATTGGTTATCTGTCGTAGATCTGGTTCcaatttgtttctttttgttcttttatgttCTTAGAACAAAGCTTGGAGGTTTCGAATCGCTTGGAAAAATATTACAGAATTCTTTTTCTCTTGAATAGAAGCTTTACATGTTACAAATCTGCATCCATACATgtagtatacatgcacacacacacacacacacacacacacacacacacatatatgtgtgtgtgtgtgtgtgtgttacacacatatatatttgtgtatatgcatgtactcaaacacaatatatatatatatatatatatatatatatatatatatatatatatatatatatatatatatatatatacatatatatatatacacaatatatatatatatgtatatatatatatttatatatatatatatatatatatatatatatatatacatacatatactcaacatgatctatatgtgtatatacatacatgtactcaacataatctatatgtatttacgtatgtgtgtggctatggcagtatatatatatatatatatatatatatatatatatatatatatatatatatatatatatatatatatatacattcatgataCTATCATGAGAACAACATTTTCGAAAGTTTCAGTGTCAGGATTAGATCAATAAATCATAGCTTCAAGTAAGataaattaatattatttatcataatcaccaaATATCATCTATCGTTTTCAtacataatgaggaaaatgaaaaggaaaagtgagagcaGCGGCGGGAGCGTCCCGGGAGTTCCTGGCATGACTAGTGGCGGTACGTGAAGAAAGCAGTTCTCCAGTCATCTCGGGTCTTCTCCTGCGCTTTCAGGGACGGGGTTATAGGGATTGTCGGTGGTTCCGTCGTGGCCAGGGAGTCCTAGATCCAGTCTAAGATCTCATTCCTGTAAGAGCGTTCTGGTGGCGTATTATGCGGGAAGATGGCAGGAGCAGGCAGAAGGCAGCTTGTAGATGTCGATGAAGAGACCCTTGTAGGGATCACATGGGTCGTAGGACAAGAAGCGGTGGTACACTGACTTCTGAGTACAGTGACTCTGATAGCAAGGGGAAAGGGCGCGACAAGCAGCCTCTGGGAACAGACAGGTCTCCAAGCGGGCAGTCTGGGTGTAATAATGAACGTCGTTGACAATCACGCGCCACTTACCCTCCACGTTCTGGGCACGTTTGGGCATGGCATACACCACCTCTGAGGGACAAATATAGCCCTCAGGACCACCCCAGTGAGTGGCATCGTAAGGAGAGTCCCTAGTGGATGCCCCAGTGTAGTAAGAGTAGTCGAAAGCCTCTTCCTGCCCCTTGGTTACCATGTCTACCAGGTCATCAGCAGACTGGTCAGCAATATCAGCGTACTTCTTGGCGAAGAGATGAATGGCACTGATGGCCCCCTTGATCTCATACTCGGGATACTCAGTGTCTTCCAAGCAGTAGGACAGAGTAGAGTTGGTAGCACATGAAGGCGCTACAGTTGGATCGCAGTAATCGTGCTTGTAGGCAGGCTGATGACCGTAAGCAGGCGCATGATGACCATAAGCGGGCTGTCGATGATGACCATATGCTGGGGGATGGACGGAGCCCAGAACGACTCCGGCACAAGCCAGAACGACCGACTGAAAATTAGGTATAGTTGTTAATGAAAGCAGAATTAAGATGATAAATCAATATCTGGAGTAAATACCACTGAAAGTGTTTACCAATACGAGAGCCATGGTGACACGATCAGACAGATACGAGAGCCGCTTCTGCTGCTCATTAtagtttatatactatatattggtTTTGGCCACGCCCACGTAAGCCCGACTCCAAGGCTAGTCCTCTGTGAAAGTATCAAGAGTATAAGAAGCAAAttcataatatataatcatacctAACTTCACAaacacagacgtatatatgtttgtgtttatatgcatagatttatatacatatatgtatatatatacaaatatgtatgcataccttagactataaacatatatatacagacagacacacattatatatatatgtatatatatatatatatatatatatatatatatatatatatatatatatgtatgtatgtatgtatgtatataaatacattatatatatcatatctaaatacatattatatacattatatatatatatatatatatacgaatacacatatacacacagacacacatacacacgcatttatatatatatatatatatatatatatatatatatatatatatatatatatttataaatatatgttcaggagagagagaatgtatatgtatacacgcacacacacacacacacacacacacacacatatatatatatatatatatatatatatatatatatatatatatatacatatatatatatatatatatatatatatatatatacgtatatgtgtgtatacatacatagacatatatataaagagaatatatatattcacacatacacatatctatggtGTACGTATGTCCACAcaactttttatttatgtataaatatgtatgtgtatatacatatatacataaatatgcatatgtatacatatgtataaatgtgtatatacatatatatatttatatatgtgagtgcttCATTCTCAGTGTGATGTGAAGCGATGTTTTGGTTGCCTAGGTTGTGTTAAGTGCTTGCAAGCCTattcgcttacagctgccaccgctggctaccT from Penaeus vannamei isolate JL-2024 chromosome 26, ASM4276789v1, whole genome shotgun sequence harbors:
- the LOC113822966 gene encoding neurotrophin 1-like, which codes for MALVLSVVLACAGVVLGSVHPPAYGHHRQPAYGHHAPAYGHQPAYKHDYCDPTVAPSCATNSTLSYCLEDTEYPEYEIKGAISAIHLFAKKYADIADQSADDLVDMVTKGQEEAFDYSYYTGASTRDSPYDATHWGGPEGYICPSEVVYAMPKRAQNVEGKWRVIVNDVHYYTQTARLETCLFPEAACRALSPCYQSHCTQKSVYHRFLSYDPCDPYKGLFIDIYKLPSACSCHLPA